gaagaaaagatgttGGCATTTCTAGAGTCCTAGGATGAGGGGCACAAGTTTTTTGAGCGTgtgaagataaaaagaaaaacctctctACAGCATGGTGGGGATTACAGGCCTTTTGCTACTTATGATTTTAGCATTCACATGGCAGCAACTGCTTATGCTGAAAAGCAATATTACATAAGTTACTTTCAGTTCTCATTGCCAGTTTCTCAGAGCCATCCAATGCTTCCTCATTGCTGTCTGCTTTAGAGGCATTCACCAGTTGCCATGAgaatgcagagcagcagcagaagcagagcaacGAGCAAGTAACAGCACATCAGTGGCTGCAATGGAGTCAAAGACCCGTTCGTAAATtacaaatgataaaaaatgcCATACCAGGTAtctgcagatttatttatttttaaatgagatgcCAATGGCATGAACACTTACTCTGCAAACTTTAGAGTTTACCTACCCCTTTACTTGCTCTGTAAAAGATAAGCTAAGTAGTAATACAAGTGTTTAATTAccatttttgttaattaaaacaaatggcCACCACTGTATTCGTGCCATTGTCTAGCATTATCTGTATGAACTCTGGCAAATTAAACAGCATATTTGagctttacagaaaatacaacaaGAACATATAAGTTTGCAGACAGATGAGTAAATTACACAAATACTAATACAGTAACTGTTTCTTTTAGACATTAAGGCCCATATAAAAAGTAACAGATTGAAGTCAGACATatttatgaacagaaaaaaaataagatattaatattttaagtcaAAGAAATATACACTAAGATGTGAAATTTGAGAACAGAACCACCATGTGTTTCTCATGTCACATGCCACTTAACCTCTGAGGAAAGACATCGTTACCGATGATCAGAGCACTTGGAAGTcccacaggagcagggctgggtgcgGCAGTTCCCTGTAGATACAGAGCTGTGTTTTCATCTGGCTTTCACAGTTGCATTTTGCAGGGGTGCACTGCCCCCTGGTGCTACGAGTCCGGAAGGGGCTGGCTATGCGTGCCACTTCTTGTCTTCAGCTGTGACTGGGCAATATCTGCCAGGGCACTCTGTATCTTTTCCAGCAGCATATCTCCACGATAAACCACCTCTTCCAGACGGGCAGCTGCTTcgtgattttcttcttctaatcGATACAGACTAGCGGCCTTTAAAATGGAAGGGAGACTAGTAAGGATCTTCAAATACACAAAACTTTCTTACTAAGGGGAGGCGGTATGTAACAGTTAACGCCCCCTAGAAAACAAAGATTCTCCCTTTATCCTCAAATTCTATACTAGTAAATCCAGAGTAACCCATCAGAAATTGCAGCCTGAAACACAGTGCATATCCACATGGAGTAAATGAAAAACACCAAATAGAGATGTTAGCTGCTTTCATATTGCAACTCTTAGCTCTCCTGATAAGAAGTGAATATTTATCCCCTTCCCCACACAGGTACTGAAAACTATCCTTACATCTTATTAGACCTTATTTAGACCTTCCTATTAAATAGTATATTTCACATGAAACTAACaaaatcacatattttatttctgaacaaaaatgtCTCAGACAAAGttagtgaaataaaacaccTGAGCTTCAGCATTCAGGTAAAATATTTACCAAATTTAAAGCTACTCAAACTTGTTCCAACTCAATTACAGAACAGATGGAACAAAATTGGcttcagacactttttttttactactaCCCAAACCCTTAAAACCTGGTTAATGGGTCTTCTTAAACTGGCAAGTTCTATGAACATATTCATCTGTTCTGCAAGACTCATGTACAGTGAAGGTTAATATATCACCTAAGACTTGACAGACCTTGGAAGAAGGgtcagagaaagaacagaaaaacgTACAAGCTCAAAATATAGAATCCAGCTCAGTTAGTTCAGTCTCAGTTGTTAGAAGGTTGACTGCAGGTAAACTGCCATTTTTGAGCAAAATATGCATCAGCCTTGACACAAAAGACCTCAAGAGGGACCAGTAAATTGTATTGGGTATTAAGGTGGCAGCCCCTTTTATCACTTAAGTTAAGCCTACCTATCAGGTGTCTATCTACCTTTCTCAACTAAACCTCCACTGCATACCTTAGAGTATTCCAATCACCATCAAAATAGTCTTTCAAAATGTCAGAATATTTATCTTTAATAGTGCCCTAatacaaacaacagaaaataaaagtcaaaactAGAATCAGTAAAAGATGGAATCCAGGCTAACTTctcaaaaccaagcaaaaaaagatcagaagttCTTTTGAAACCAATTTCTGCATTAACTAAGCAAGAAACTGTTAGAATATCAATTCTGAGGAAAGCATGCCCCTACTGGATAACTAATTCCTTTCTGGAGCACCCTGGTTTGCTTGCATTAGCTGTCACTACAATCAGACTCAACTCAGTCATGAAAGAAGTCTAATTtagctgcagcagaaagaagtCTTCAACTATTAGATACAGTTACATGAAATGAGGCTGGTGTTTACATTCCCAATTAGTATGTTCAACTGTTATTAGCAAGGTTTCCAAACTGCTTTTGGATAGTCACAGATTATCAATCCCGGTGTAAAACCTTCAGGAGATCTTAAAGCAACTAGATTtctcaaagaaacagaattttctgtatCCTTGCTgcattctaaaaagaaaatacttgatGTAAATTTAGAAACTAGAGTccaaaaaatgacatttaatatGCAAGGTCTGTACATagaacatcaaaaaaaaaacagcagcattcTTTGAATTGTGGGTCTGAGACATTTTTTGGAAGTGAGAAACAGCTGAATGTTGCAAAAGGGCTCAGAATCTGTTTGCAGCAGTTCCATTCCTGTAAGTCAGGGAATGGAGGTTATGATACTGGCTACACCTGCTAATAGCTGCCTTAGTTAGTAGCTGCTTTCTGTTCCCAAGCTCTTCCTAGAGCTTCTGTGGtctaaagaaaggaagaacaagaaataaaagcatcaagATTGCCTGGCTGGTCCAAAAGAGTACATCCTATTACTGAAAAGTGAAGGAACTGCTTtgtgacagagagagagaacttaAAACATACCTTGCCAATCCTTTAACAACCAGTAACATTGTGGGAGAACGAAAGGCTACCAAAATGCAGCTACAAAATGGAACAGCCCTAATGAGCAAATAGACTATGAAAGatccaaggaaaaaaagcagccaacAATGCCAATGCACATCAGTACTGTCACATCTGTTGCATTAATATTAGAATATCTAAAGAACACAGGTAGCTGTACTATGCTTTAGGACTGTGATGTTATGATaagtttattttggaaaaatttcTAGccaaaaagtttaaaatattctgtgtatAGCCGTATTAAGAACCAAATGTAAAGAGCAGTTTTTCCAGTGAGCCCATAAAATACTGACAGGCTACCTTCATGAAAAATTCAGGCCTACACTAGAGTCACTTTTTATGATTGCATGtctgaaagtaaaaaaagtgtttaaaaaagaaggaaagaaggaaggttGCCATCAGTAACagttgatatttttaattacaagtaCTCTTAcctgcaaagctgctgttgATTCTTCACTAGGCAGGGAATCTATTAGAACATCAATATCTTTTGCAGTTCGTGCAATCAATGCTGCAAACAGCTGGGcatattctttaaaagaatgaaaaaaagtcaGCCTGCTCAACACATTACTGAAATAAGCATAACTCTGcttttacaacagaaaattcTAAAGAGTTGAAGTATACAGATGTTAAAATTTCCCCTAGAGGAAGGATATAACAGTATCGTAAGTGATAAGAACACAAACATATtagtgactgcatcagttgacaagggaaaaccgactgatgtcatctacctggacttctgttAGGCCTTTGACgcagtcccacatgacatcctgatctccagaTTGCAGAGAGATGGATGTGAACGGAGGACCATTCAGTGGGCAAGGAATTCGCTTGAAGGGTGCACCCAGAGAGaggtggtcaatggctctatgtccatgtggaggctggtgatgagtggtatccctcaggggtctgtctcGGGACCAGTACTGTtgaatatctttatcaatgacacagacagtgggatcgggtgcaccctcagcaagtttgcaggcaacaccaagctgagtggtgcagtcgatacaaaagaaagggaagccatccaaagggacctggacaggctggagaagtgggcccacgtgaacctcaggaggttcagcaaggccaagtgcaaggtgctgcacctgggtcggggcaatcccagacatgaggacagactgggagaacaactcattgagagcagccctgtggagaggacttgggggttctggtggaccAAAAGTTcggcatgagccagcagtgcgtgcttgcacagcccagaaggccaactgcaccctgggctgcagcaacaCAGGCATGGTCAGCAGCAGGTTGAaggaggggattgtccccctctgctctgccttgtgaggccccacttggagtgctgcagccagctctggggcccccagcaccagaagcaTGTAGACCTcttagagcgggtccagaggagggccacaaggatgcacagagggctggagcacctcatcacaggacaggctgagagagatggagctgttcagcctgaaaagaAGGCTCCAAGGTGACCTcgttgcagcttttcagtacttaaagggggcttataagaaAGGTGAACAACTTTTAGTTTcaaaccattcccccttgtcttgtcattatctgacttagcaaaaggaggggaagacttagattagaggttaggaggaaattcttcattcagagggtggtgaggcactggcacaggttgcccagagaaactgtggaggccccatccttggaggtgatcagggccaggctggatgaggccctgagcaacgtgctctggtgggtggcatccctgcccatcgCAGGGGtggtggaactggatgatcgttaaggtcccttccaacccaagtcattctaCAAAGATGATGGTAGTTTGACTACAATCCCAGATAGAACAAGGTGGCTGGTTATACAAAGGGCTGGGCTttatataaatgagaaaatagctAGAACTCCATGGTGGTTACCCAGTTAAGAAATTACTAAGAACAGTACTAAGTACTCTAGTCACTACATTAAGCACTGAAAGTATCTAAGAACTCATTTAACCTTTCAACCCTTGCCTTGAAGTCTGTCACTAGACTTAAAGAGAACACTAGAAACTGTAAAGGTAATGATTCAAATACACAGACTATTTAAATTATGTTAAGAATCATGAAAGAATGCAAGGtttgttagttttaaaaaaagttaactaTTCAGCCACAGGAAAAGTTAAATTGccactgagaaacagaagaacataAGTTTATAATGGATCTTAATTTAGCTACCAGATCTTTGAAAGACCTACATGGATTTTTAATAAGAGGTTCTAGAAGTCAGAAGCAAAGCTTTCCCATATGGAGTTGTATCCATTCAATTTGAATCAATTTGTTACTGCAGCTAGAATACTGAAACAGCCTTCAATTTATAATTTAAGatcttacacattttttcctgttgatggCTTCCACAAATCTTTCATGAACTGAGAAAATACTCTCCAATAGAGAAAAAACTAGAAAAGATTGACATTCTCAAAGGTACGCTTGACTTGAATAAAACCAACAACCCAGGCAACCAAAAGCACCCTAACAAACCCACTTAAAGCTTGTCCTCTGTGTTATCACATCTATACTCTTACCTGTACATCAGTGCTCTCCACACTGAGCTTTAAGGCCTGTTTGTTAAGAATTTAAATATCCAAAGACGTGTAACTGGTAGTTTTGTTTCGTCAGCATCATTAACTCAGTTATATGATTTTACCAAACTCACTACATtcagacaaataaataagaaagataaAGCAGAGGACTGAACCTTTTATGACCTTAACAAAGCCTCTAAC
This genomic window from Cygnus olor isolate bCygOlo1 chromosome 1, bCygOlo1.pri.v2, whole genome shotgun sequence contains:
- the MED21 gene encoding mediator of RNA polymerase II transcription subunit 21, translated to MADRLTQLQDAVNSLADQFCNAIGVLQQCGPPASFSNIQTAINKDQPANPTEEYAQLFAALIARTAKDIDVLIDSLPSEESTAALQAASLYRLEEENHEAAARLEEVVYRGDMLLEKIQSALADIAQSQLKTRSGTHSQPLPDS